AAAGGTGTATAAAAGTGCAACTCATTTATCCGTGGTAGATTTTATTGCCTCTACTAATTTAGTAGATTCTAAATCAGAAGTGCGTCGATTAATTAAAGGGGGAGGGGTGTCCTTTATTTTCGAAAAAAATACGATAAAAATAGAAGATGAAAAAATGCAAATAGATTTAATTAATGGTAAAAATTTTGTTTTAAAAATAGGAAAAAGAAAATTTTTATCCATTAAAGTGGATTAATTAAAATAGTTAAAGAAAAGGTTTTATAATGAAAGTTAAATTTTTGCCACAAAATGTAGAAATTTCCATCAGCGAAGAGCAAACGATTATGGAATTAGCTCATAAAAATAATATTGGTATTAGAAGTGTATGTAATGGAAGAGCCTCTTGTGGAGCTTGTGTAGTGCATGTGGTTGAGGGGGAAGAAAATTTGTTACCTCCTACCCAAAAAGAGCAAAGTGTTGTTGGTAGTGGATTTTTTTTAGATCAAAAACGCTTATCTTGTCAGTTAAAATGTTTTGGCGATGTTACGGTGGATACAGGAAATGTAGAATCGCAATTTATAGAAAACTCTGCAGTCGATGGTGTTTGTTTAGTAGAAGAAGAAATGAAAGAAGAAAAATAAAAAAAGGCACAGCATGAGCTTTACTAAAATCGATTTATTTCAACCCACAGAAGAACATAAGTTATTGCGCAAAATGCTTCAACAGTTTGTTAAAGAAAAGGTAGAGCCTCAAGCAGCAGCGTTTGATAAAAAAGAAGAATTTAATTTACCTTTATTTCGCTCTTTAGGCGATTTAGGTTTACTAGGCTTAACTGTTTCTGAAGAATTTGGCGGTTCTAATATGGACGCAGTATCTGCGGTTATTGCTCACGAAGAGTTATCTTACTCTGACCCCGGGTTTTGTTTAGCTTACTTAGCTCATAGTATGTTGTGTGTTCATAATATTTATAAAAATGCCTCTAATGAACAAAAAAAAATCTATTTACCTAAGCTTTGTTCTGGGGAGTGGGTGGGTGCTATGGCCATGTCAGAGCCTCATGTTGGTACAGATATTTTAGGTTTAAAAACACAGGCAAAAAATAAAGGCGATCACTATATTATAAATGGTCGAAAAATGTGGATTACCAATGGAACTATTGATGAAAAAGGAACTTTAGCCGATGTAGTGCTTTTGTATTCACAAACAGAAAGTAAAGACAATAAAGCGCAGTTATCCACTTTTATTTTAAACCCTCAGTGTAAAGGTTTTTCTGTGGGACAAAAAATTCAAGATAAAATGGGAATGCGCGCCTCTAATACGGCCGAGTTAGTTTTGGATCAATGTGTGGCTCCGTTAGATACTTTAATGGGCACCGAGGGTTCTTCAATTATTCATATGATGCGAAATTTAGAATTAGAGCGATTAACTTTAGCAGCTATGAGCTTGGGTATTGCTAAACGCTGTTTAGATATTATGAATCGGTATGCAAAAGAAAGAGAAGCTTTTGGAAAGTCACTTTCTCATTTTGGTCAAATTCAAAAATACATTGCAGATAGTTTTGCAGAGTATTGGGCTTGCCGTAGTTATGTTTACAATGTGGCTAGACAATTAGATTTTAATAGTCAGGGGCAAAGGTTACATTCAGACGGAGTAAAATTGGTAACCTCAACGATGGCAAAAAAAGTAGCCGATCGTGCCATTCAAGTTTTAGGGGGTTACGGTTATGTTTCCGAATACCATGTAGAACGCTTGTATCGCGATGCTAAATTATTAGAAATTGGCGGAGGCACCATCGAAGCTCATCAAAAAAACATTACTAAAGATTTAGCGCGTAGCTTATAAAGGTTTTACCATGCTTTTTGAAGGTACAGAAAAAAAAGTAGAAATAATATTTTCTAAAGAAGTTAATATTAAAAAAAAACTACAACCTTTGTGGAAGGATATTTTAAATTTAGCTAATATTAAAATACTATCGTCTATTAGTAACAAAAATATAGAGGCTTACCTGCTTTCCGAATCTAGTTTATTTGTGTGGGATCACCGTATTTTGATTATTACCTGTGGGCAATCTAAGTTAATTAGCTCTATAGAATACATTTTAAAAAACATAGATAAAAAAAACATCGAATTTTTAATTTACGAAAGAAA
Above is a window of Pseudobdellovibrionaceae bacterium DNA encoding:
- a CDS encoding isovaleryl-CoA dehydrogenase, with protein sequence MSFTKIDLFQPTEEHKLLRKMLQQFVKEKVEPQAAAFDKKEEFNLPLFRSLGDLGLLGLTVSEEFGGSNMDAVSAVIAHEELSYSDPGFCLAYLAHSMLCVHNIYKNASNEQKKIYLPKLCSGEWVGAMAMSEPHVGTDILGLKTQAKNKGDHYIINGRKMWITNGTIDEKGTLADVVLLYSQTESKDNKAQLSTFILNPQCKGFSVGQKIQDKMGMRASNTAELVLDQCVAPLDTLMGTEGSSIIHMMRNLELERLTLAAMSLGIAKRCLDIMNRYAKEREAFGKSLSHFGQIQKYIADSFAEYWACRSYVYNVARQLDFNSQGQRLHSDGVKLVTSTMAKKVADRAIQVLGGYGYVSEYHVERLYRDAKLLEIGGGTIEAHQKNITKDLARSL
- a CDS encoding (2Fe-2S)-binding protein, which encodes MKVKFLPQNVEISISEEQTIMELAHKNNIGIRSVCNGRASCGACVVHVVEGEENLLPPTQKEQSVVGSGFFLDQKRLSCQLKCFGDVTVDTGNVESQFIENSAVDGVCLVEEEMKEEK